The Lagopus muta isolate bLagMut1 chromosome 4, bLagMut1 primary, whole genome shotgun sequence genome has a window encoding:
- the ALPK1 gene encoding alpha-protein kinase 1 isoform X4 has protein sequence MEDIFPHISFQMAEAESFSFCSTTGNAVPPPQRSPLCWSSQDGAVAMNTHGAVATLLQDCERSLAALLSAKADIREEEEQEYQRHQALLPDDLRTLLEEAKGMKWPFVPEKWQYKQDLGPEDKINLQDTIGARLPDLLVYLKASIMVKDCVTAAAIVFLIDRFLYWIDASSKLLKIAKGLHKLQPTTPIGPQVVIRQARLAVNAGKLLKAEYILSSLINDNGATGTWQYAKESDRILVQSVCLQIRGQILQKLGMWYEAAELIWASIVGYFKLPQADKKGIATSLGILADIFSSMNEKDYVRFKTNAAINLTLLQESGHRLLSAAEACKLAAVYSQYTPLFVLTAVNIRGVCLLSYSHSKDCPPERRKFYLSEAKESFEIGLLTKNDNSHVTSKQELHSFIKAAFCLTTVHRWLYGESEKLCEVDQLCREAIAKLHTYSTSFTEEEEEEKGVLAEEIMSLITSVKKLLQVETFPNSDARSYVPDSYKGAVKKPVLQGEANFEKILAMNSQHHLSVCEVFKNPCRIKENTLGETHVGACITTLKTETKNTDTMCTTDDTAYQRKGAGKMFSTPKVESSSEKLSGQTRNKQSSSDVRNISIEKGTESVKRVIIDENSVFSRWQNRSQTTSSENAWCKLSLSSYSSSWEELNCNSNKESPSGGQQQEKGSVEEQCCTTETDENGQAAYMHSLSPRTQYTSLRELPYGCLRSPQPFLGVDTALAGRPGEKASPEGAKLRKGENSSEGKTETNNTDLKNNSVPSLTAPSYPARMEEEECSSSSWAELEPWVMAARPMGAGCSTTDSARVGHLLSGVAAPPAQNSCVGRDPGGGTVDSTEHPSSDLSPPTSSAAAAGSTGSEPKPDGSSFVSEWLRKPAATVGHRSLEVLEVDPQAETVDDTEFDFISTGELVNSSLRATAPVLLVAPGAATGLPLRGNKSVTKHFECASTEEEEEEKPQSNKRLFSSSLRPWHSSDPIPGSSPGSPFLSLRGSGLVFTPGRTKEEILDARILRDDDYMQLLAGVEHNWLVQRLMPTGMFKSKQLHKAYSALLLKYSKKSGLWTGQETSVFIGDYLNVAKEGKQRNAFWIHFLHQEESLGRYVGKEYKEEKGLLHHFSDVERQMTAQYYVTEFNKRLYEQKVPTQIFYIPSAVLLILEDRTIKGCVSVEPYILGEFVKLSNNTKVVKNEYKATEYGLAYGHFSYEFSNGTEVVVDLQGWVTGNGKGLIYLTDPQIHSLNSKDVSRSNFGKRGIYYFFNNQHVECNEICHCLSLTRPSVETPM, from the exons ATGGAAGACATATTTCcacacatttcatttcagatggCTGAGGcagaaagcttttccttctgctccaccACTGGCAACGCC GTCCCTCCGCCTCAAAGGAGCCCTCTCTGCTGGAGTAGCCAAGACGGAGCGGTGGCCATGAACACCCACGGCGCAGTGGCCACACTGCTGCAGGACTGTGAGCGCTCGTTGGCCGCACTGCTGTCAGCCAAGGCAGACATCCgtgaggaagaggagcaggaatACCAGCGGCACCAAG CATTGCTTCCTGATGACTTGAGGACCCTTCTGGAGGAGGCGAAGGGAATGAAGTGGCCCTTTGTGCCAGAGAAATGGCAATACAAGCAGGATCTGGGCCCAGAGGACAAAATCAACCTGCAGGATACGATTGGTGCCAGGCTCCCCGATCTACTG GTTTATTTGAAAGCTTCCATCATGGTCAAGGATTGTGTGACAGCAGCTGCTATTGTGTTCTTGATTGACCGGTTCCTGTACTGGATTGATGCCTCAAGCAAACTCCTGAAGATCGCCAAGGGCTTGCACAAGCTGCAGCCCACCACACCAATTGGTCCTCAGGTGGTCATCCGCCAGGCTCGCCTTGCTGTCAATGCAG gtAAACTTTTAAAAGCTGAATACATCCTCAGCAGCCTTATTAATGACAATGGAGCAACag GTACCTGGCAGTATGCTAAGGAAAGTGATAGGATCCTTGTTCAGTCAGTCTGCTTACAAATCAGAGGACAGATTCTGCAAAAGCTGG GGATGTGGTATGAGGCAGCGGAGTTAATTTGGGCTTCAATTGTGGGATATTTCAAACTTCCTCAAGCAGATAAAAAA ggaATTGCAACTTCCTTGGGTATTCTGGCagatatattttcttccatgaatGAGAAGGATTATGTACGTTTTAAAACCAATGCAGCAATTAACCTG ACCCTTCTCCAGGAGTCCGGCCATCGCTTGCTATCAGCTGCTGAAGCCTGCAAATTAGCAGCAGTATACAGCCAGTATACCCCACTGTTTGTGCTCACAGCTGTG aACATCCGTGGAGTGTGTTTGCTGTCCTATAGTCACTCCAAGGACTGCCCCCCAGAAAGGAGGAAGTTTTACTTGTCTGAAGCCAAAGAATCCTTTGAGATCGGCCTCCTCACCAAGAATGATAACAGTCATGTCACCAGCAAGCAGGAGCTCCACAGTTTTAttaaagctgctttctgcctcACAACCGTGCATCGATGGCTCTATGGGGAGAGTGAGAAACTCTGTGAGGTTGATCAACTTTGTAGAGAAGCCATAGCAAAACTGCATACCTACAGCACTTCATTTAcggaagaggaagaggaagagaaaggagtgCTTGCGGAAGAGATCATGTCTCTGATCACATCTGTTAAGAAGCTCCTACAAGTGGAAACCTTTCCTAATTCTGATGCCAGGTCTTATGTGCCAGACAGCTATAAAGGGGCAGTGAAAAAACCTGTTCTGCAAGGGGAAGCCAACTTTGAGAAAATCCTTGCCATGAATTCTCAGCACCATCTCTCAGTGTGTGAAGTGTTTAAAAATCCTTGCAGAATTAAGGAAAACACACTGGGAGAAACACATGTGGGAGCTTGTATTACaactttaaaaactgaaaccaAAAATACAGACACCATGTGTACCACTGATGACACAGCATACCAGAGGAAGGGTGCTGGAAAAATGTTTAGTACACCAAAAGTGGAAAGTAGCTCAGAGAAGCTCAGTGgccaaacaagaaacaaacagagcagttctgatgtaagaaatatttcaattgAAAAAGGGACCGAATCAGTAAAAAGAGTAATAATtgatgaaaacagtgttttcagcAGATGGCAAAACAGAAGTCAAACCACTTCTTCAGAGAATGCTTGGTGCAAGCTGTCACTATCAAGTTACTCTTCCAGCTGGGAGGAACTGAACTGTAATAGCAACAAAGAGTCACCCAGTGGAggacagcaacaagaaaaaggCTCAgtggaggagcagtgctgcacaacagaaacagatgaaaatggTCAAGCTGCTTACATGCACTCATTGTCACCCAGAACTCAATATACTTCTCTTAGAGAGCTTCCATATGGTTGTTTGAGGTCACCTCAGCCTTTCTTAGGGGTAGACACAGCCCTAGCTGGAAGGCCTGGGGAGAAGGCTTCTCCTGAGGGAGCAAAGCTGAGGAAGGGAGAGAACTCTTCGGAAGGGAAAACGGAGACGAATAACACAGACTTAAAGAACAACTCGGTTCCTTCCCTCACCGCTCCTTCTTATCCTGCcaggatggaggaggaggagtgttcttcctcctcctgggCGGAGCTGGAGCCCTGGGTGATGGCCGCCCGGCCGATGGGCGCAGGCTGCAGCACCACGGACAGCGCCAGGGTGGGCCATCTCCTCTCCGGGGTGGCCGCGCCCCCGGCCCAAAACAGTTGTGTGGGGCGGGACCCGGGGGGAGGAACCGTCGACAGCACGGAGCACCCCTCGTCCGACCTCAGTCCTCCCACCAGTagcgctgctgctgcaggatctACAGGCAGCGAGCCAAAGCCAGACGGCAGCTCCTTCGTGAGTGAGTGGCTGAGGAAACCTGCAGCCACAGTCGGACACAGATCTCTCGAAGTGCTTGAGGTTGACCCCCAGGCAGAAACTGTAGATGACACTGAATTTGATTTCATCAGTACTGGAGAGTTAGTAAACAGTTCTCTCAGAGCGACTGCTCCAGTGCTTCTGGTGGCTCCAGGTGCAGCAACAGGTTTGCCTTTGCGAGGAAACAAATCTGTAACAAAACACTTCGAGTGTGCCAGTactgaagaagaggaagaggaaaagccTCAGAGCAACAAAAGACTGTTCAGCTCATCACTGCGTCCATGGCACAGCTCAGATCCGATACCCGGCAGTTCCCCTGGAAGTCCATTTTTAAGCCTGAGGGGAAGTGGTCTTGTCTTCACACCTGGGAGAACCAAGGAAGAAATCCTTGATGCTCGGATTCTGAGGGATGATGACTACATGCAGCTTCTGGCAGGAGTAGAACACAACTGGCTTGTCCAGAGATTGATGCCTACTGGAATGTTTAAGTCTAAACAGCTTCATAAAGCATACT CTGCTCTTCTTTTGAAATACTCAAAGAAATCAGGCCTCTGGACAGGCCAGGAAACATCTGTATTCATTGGGGACTACCTGAACGTGGCAAAAGAAGGCaaacagagaaatgcattttggatACACTTCCTGCACCAAGAAGAAAGCTTGGGAAG GTATGTTGGGAAAGAATATAAAGAAGAGAAGGGGCTTCTTCATCATTTCAGTGATGTGGAACGACAAATGACTGCCCAATACTACGTGACAGAATTCAACAAAAGGCTGTACGAGCAAAAGGTCCCTACCCAAATCTTTTATATCCCATCTGCAGTACTTCTG ATTCTGGAAGACAGGACAATAAaaggatgtgtgagtgtggagcCCTATATCCTTGGGGAGTTTGTGAAGCTGTCCAACAACACAAAGGTAGTAAAGAATGAGTACAAAGCCACAGAGTATGGTCTGGCCTACGGCCATTTCTCCTACGAGTTCTCCAATGGAACGGAAGTTGTTGTTGACCTGCAAG GCTGGGTAACAGGTAATGGAAAAGGTCTCATCTACCTCACAGACCCACAGATTCATTCTCTTAATAGCAAAGATGTTTCACGCTCTAactttgggaagagaggaatttattatttcttcaacAATCAACATgtggaatgcaatgaaatctGCCATTGCCTTTCTTTAACGAGACCCTCAGTAGAGACACCAATGTAG
- the ALPK1 gene encoding alpha-protein kinase 1 isoform X2: protein MVKDCVTAAAIVFLIDRFLYWIDASSKLLKIAKGLHKLQPTTPIGPQVVIRQARLAVNAGTWQYAKESDRILVQSVCLQIRGQILQKLGMWYEAAELIWASIVGYFKLPQADKKGIATSLGILADIFSSMNEKDYVRFKTNAAINLTLLQESGHRLLSAAEACKLAAVYSQYTPLFVLTAVNIRGVCLLSYSHSKDCPPERRKFYLSEAKESFEIGLLTKNDNSHVTSKQELHSFIKAAFCLTTVHRWLYGESEKLCEVDQLCREAIAKLHTYSTSFTEEEEEEKGVLAEEIMSLITSVKKLLQVETFPNSDARSYVPDSYKGAVKKPVLQGEANFEKILAMNSQHHLSVCEVFKNPCRIKENTLGETHVGACITTLKTETKNTDTMCTTDDTAYQRKGAGKMFSTPKVESSSEKLSGQTRNKQSSSDVRNISIEKGTESVKRVIIDENSVFSRWQNRSQTTSSENAWCKLSLSSYSSSWEELNCNSNKESPSGGQQQEKGSVEEQCCTTETDENGQAAYMHSLSPRTQYTSLRELPYGCLRSPQPFLGVDTALAGRPGEKASPEGAKLRKGENSSEGKTETNNTDLKNNSVPSLTAPSYPARMEEEECSSSSWAELEPWVMAARPMGAGCSTTDSARVGHLLSGVAAPPAQNSCVGRDPGGGTVDSTEHPSSDLSPPTSSAAAAGSTGSEPKPDGSSFVSEWLRKPAATVGHRSLEVLEVDPQAETVDDTEFDFISTGELVNSSLRATAPVLLVAPGAATGLPLRGNKSVTKHFECASTEEEEEEKPQSNKRLFSSSLRPWHSSDPIPGSSPGSPFLSLRGSGLVFTPGRTKEEILDARILRDDDYMQLLAGVEHNWLVQRLMPTGMFKSKQLHKAYSALLLKYSKKSGLWTGQETSVFIGDYLNVAKEGKQRNAFWIHFLHQEESLGRYVGKEYKEEKGLLHHFSDVERQMTAQYYVTEFNKRLYEQKVPTQIFYIPSAVLLILEDRTIKGCVSVEPYILGEFVKLSNNTKVVKNEYKATEYGLAYGHFSYEFSNGTEVVVDLQGWVTGNGKGLIYLTDPQIHSLNSKDVSRSNFGKRGIYYFFNNQHVECNEICHCLSLTRPSVETPM, encoded by the exons ATGGTCAAGGATTGTGTGACAGCAGCTGCTATTGTGTTCTTGATTGACCGGTTCCTGTACTGGATTGATGCCTCAAGCAAACTCCTGAAGATCGCCAAGGGCTTGCACAAGCTGCAGCCCACCACACCAATTGGTCCTCAGGTGGTCATCCGCCAGGCTCGCCTTGCTGTCAATGCAG GTACCTGGCAGTATGCTAAGGAAAGTGATAGGATCCTTGTTCAGTCAGTCTGCTTACAAATCAGAGGACAGATTCTGCAAAAGCTGG GGATGTGGTATGAGGCAGCGGAGTTAATTTGGGCTTCAATTGTGGGATATTTCAAACTTCCTCAAGCAGATAAAAAA ggaATTGCAACTTCCTTGGGTATTCTGGCagatatattttcttccatgaatGAGAAGGATTATGTACGTTTTAAAACCAATGCAGCAATTAACCTG ACCCTTCTCCAGGAGTCCGGCCATCGCTTGCTATCAGCTGCTGAAGCCTGCAAATTAGCAGCAGTATACAGCCAGTATACCCCACTGTTTGTGCTCACAGCTGTG aACATCCGTGGAGTGTGTTTGCTGTCCTATAGTCACTCCAAGGACTGCCCCCCAGAAAGGAGGAAGTTTTACTTGTCTGAAGCCAAAGAATCCTTTGAGATCGGCCTCCTCACCAAGAATGATAACAGTCATGTCACCAGCAAGCAGGAGCTCCACAGTTTTAttaaagctgctttctgcctcACAACCGTGCATCGATGGCTCTATGGGGAGAGTGAGAAACTCTGTGAGGTTGATCAACTTTGTAGAGAAGCCATAGCAAAACTGCATACCTACAGCACTTCATTTAcggaagaggaagaggaagagaaaggagtgCTTGCGGAAGAGATCATGTCTCTGATCACATCTGTTAAGAAGCTCCTACAAGTGGAAACCTTTCCTAATTCTGATGCCAGGTCTTATGTGCCAGACAGCTATAAAGGGGCAGTGAAAAAACCTGTTCTGCAAGGGGAAGCCAACTTTGAGAAAATCCTTGCCATGAATTCTCAGCACCATCTCTCAGTGTGTGAAGTGTTTAAAAATCCTTGCAGAATTAAGGAAAACACACTGGGAGAAACACATGTGGGAGCTTGTATTACaactttaaaaactgaaaccaAAAATACAGACACCATGTGTACCACTGATGACACAGCATACCAGAGGAAGGGTGCTGGAAAAATGTTTAGTACACCAAAAGTGGAAAGTAGCTCAGAGAAGCTCAGTGgccaaacaagaaacaaacagagcagttctgatgtaagaaatatttcaattgAAAAAGGGACCGAATCAGTAAAAAGAGTAATAATtgatgaaaacagtgttttcagcAGATGGCAAAACAGAAGTCAAACCACTTCTTCAGAGAATGCTTGGTGCAAGCTGTCACTATCAAGTTACTCTTCCAGCTGGGAGGAACTGAACTGTAATAGCAACAAAGAGTCACCCAGTGGAggacagcaacaagaaaaaggCTCAgtggaggagcagtgctgcacaacagaaacagatgaaaatggTCAAGCTGCTTACATGCACTCATTGTCACCCAGAACTCAATATACTTCTCTTAGAGAGCTTCCATATGGTTGTTTGAGGTCACCTCAGCCTTTCTTAGGGGTAGACACAGCCCTAGCTGGAAGGCCTGGGGAGAAGGCTTCTCCTGAGGGAGCAAAGCTGAGGAAGGGAGAGAACTCTTCGGAAGGGAAAACGGAGACGAATAACACAGACTTAAAGAACAACTCGGTTCCTTCCCTCACCGCTCCTTCTTATCCTGCcaggatggaggaggaggagtgttcttcctcctcctgggCGGAGCTGGAGCCCTGGGTGATGGCCGCCCGGCCGATGGGCGCAGGCTGCAGCACCACGGACAGCGCCAGGGTGGGCCATCTCCTCTCCGGGGTGGCCGCGCCCCCGGCCCAAAACAGTTGTGTGGGGCGGGACCCGGGGGGAGGAACCGTCGACAGCACGGAGCACCCCTCGTCCGACCTCAGTCCTCCCACCAGTagcgctgctgctgcaggatctACAGGCAGCGAGCCAAAGCCAGACGGCAGCTCCTTCGTGAGTGAGTGGCTGAGGAAACCTGCAGCCACAGTCGGACACAGATCTCTCGAAGTGCTTGAGGTTGACCCCCAGGCAGAAACTGTAGATGACACTGAATTTGATTTCATCAGTACTGGAGAGTTAGTAAACAGTTCTCTCAGAGCGACTGCTCCAGTGCTTCTGGTGGCTCCAGGTGCAGCAACAGGTTTGCCTTTGCGAGGAAACAAATCTGTAACAAAACACTTCGAGTGTGCCAGTactgaagaagaggaagaggaaaagccTCAGAGCAACAAAAGACTGTTCAGCTCATCACTGCGTCCATGGCACAGCTCAGATCCGATACCCGGCAGTTCCCCTGGAAGTCCATTTTTAAGCCTGAGGGGAAGTGGTCTTGTCTTCACACCTGGGAGAACCAAGGAAGAAATCCTTGATGCTCGGATTCTGAGGGATGATGACTACATGCAGCTTCTGGCAGGAGTAGAACACAACTGGCTTGTCCAGAGATTGATGCCTACTGGAATGTTTAAGTCTAAACAGCTTCATAAAGCATACT CTGCTCTTCTTTTGAAATACTCAAAGAAATCAGGCCTCTGGACAGGCCAGGAAACATCTGTATTCATTGGGGACTACCTGAACGTGGCAAAAGAAGGCaaacagagaaatgcattttggatACACTTCCTGCACCAAGAAGAAAGCTTGGGAAG GTATGTTGGGAAAGAATATAAAGAAGAGAAGGGGCTTCTTCATCATTTCAGTGATGTGGAACGACAAATGACTGCCCAATACTACGTGACAGAATTCAACAAAAGGCTGTACGAGCAAAAGGTCCCTACCCAAATCTTTTATATCCCATCTGCAGTACTTCTG ATTCTGGAAGACAGGACAATAAaaggatgtgtgagtgtggagcCCTATATCCTTGGGGAGTTTGTGAAGCTGTCCAACAACACAAAGGTAGTAAAGAATGAGTACAAAGCCACAGAGTATGGTCTGGCCTACGGCCATTTCTCCTACGAGTTCTCCAATGGAACGGAAGTTGTTGTTGACCTGCAAG GCTGGGTAACAGGTAATGGAAAAGGTCTCATCTACCTCACAGACCCACAGATTCATTCTCTTAATAGCAAAGATGTTTCACGCTCTAactttgggaagagaggaatttattatttcttcaacAATCAACATgtggaatgcaatgaaatctGCCATTGCCTTTCTTTAACGAGACCCTCAGTAGAGACACCAATGTAG
- the ALPK1 gene encoding alpha-protein kinase 1 isoform X1, which translates to MVKDCVTAAAIVFLIDRFLYWIDASSKLLKIAKGLHKLQPTTPIGPQVVIRQARLAVNAGKLLKAEYILSSLINDNGATGTWQYAKESDRILVQSVCLQIRGQILQKLGMWYEAAELIWASIVGYFKLPQADKKGIATSLGILADIFSSMNEKDYVRFKTNAAINLTLLQESGHRLLSAAEACKLAAVYSQYTPLFVLTAVNIRGVCLLSYSHSKDCPPERRKFYLSEAKESFEIGLLTKNDNSHVTSKQELHSFIKAAFCLTTVHRWLYGESEKLCEVDQLCREAIAKLHTYSTSFTEEEEEEKGVLAEEIMSLITSVKKLLQVETFPNSDARSYVPDSYKGAVKKPVLQGEANFEKILAMNSQHHLSVCEVFKNPCRIKENTLGETHVGACITTLKTETKNTDTMCTTDDTAYQRKGAGKMFSTPKVESSSEKLSGQTRNKQSSSDVRNISIEKGTESVKRVIIDENSVFSRWQNRSQTTSSENAWCKLSLSSYSSSWEELNCNSNKESPSGGQQQEKGSVEEQCCTTETDENGQAAYMHSLSPRTQYTSLRELPYGCLRSPQPFLGVDTALAGRPGEKASPEGAKLRKGENSSEGKTETNNTDLKNNSVPSLTAPSYPARMEEEECSSSSWAELEPWVMAARPMGAGCSTTDSARVGHLLSGVAAPPAQNSCVGRDPGGGTVDSTEHPSSDLSPPTSSAAAAGSTGSEPKPDGSSFVSEWLRKPAATVGHRSLEVLEVDPQAETVDDTEFDFISTGELVNSSLRATAPVLLVAPGAATGLPLRGNKSVTKHFECASTEEEEEEKPQSNKRLFSSSLRPWHSSDPIPGSSPGSPFLSLRGSGLVFTPGRTKEEILDARILRDDDYMQLLAGVEHNWLVQRLMPTGMFKSKQLHKAYSALLLKYSKKSGLWTGQETSVFIGDYLNVAKEGKQRNAFWIHFLHQEESLGRYVGKEYKEEKGLLHHFSDVERQMTAQYYVTEFNKRLYEQKVPTQIFYIPSAVLLILEDRTIKGCVSVEPYILGEFVKLSNNTKVVKNEYKATEYGLAYGHFSYEFSNGTEVVVDLQGWVTGNGKGLIYLTDPQIHSLNSKDVSRSNFGKRGIYYFFNNQHVECNEICHCLSLTRPSVETPM; encoded by the exons ATGGTCAAGGATTGTGTGACAGCAGCTGCTATTGTGTTCTTGATTGACCGGTTCCTGTACTGGATTGATGCCTCAAGCAAACTCCTGAAGATCGCCAAGGGCTTGCACAAGCTGCAGCCCACCACACCAATTGGTCCTCAGGTGGTCATCCGCCAGGCTCGCCTTGCTGTCAATGCAG gtAAACTTTTAAAAGCTGAATACATCCTCAGCAGCCTTATTAATGACAATGGAGCAACag GTACCTGGCAGTATGCTAAGGAAAGTGATAGGATCCTTGTTCAGTCAGTCTGCTTACAAATCAGAGGACAGATTCTGCAAAAGCTGG GGATGTGGTATGAGGCAGCGGAGTTAATTTGGGCTTCAATTGTGGGATATTTCAAACTTCCTCAAGCAGATAAAAAA ggaATTGCAACTTCCTTGGGTATTCTGGCagatatattttcttccatgaatGAGAAGGATTATGTACGTTTTAAAACCAATGCAGCAATTAACCTG ACCCTTCTCCAGGAGTCCGGCCATCGCTTGCTATCAGCTGCTGAAGCCTGCAAATTAGCAGCAGTATACAGCCAGTATACCCCACTGTTTGTGCTCACAGCTGTG aACATCCGTGGAGTGTGTTTGCTGTCCTATAGTCACTCCAAGGACTGCCCCCCAGAAAGGAGGAAGTTTTACTTGTCTGAAGCCAAAGAATCCTTTGAGATCGGCCTCCTCACCAAGAATGATAACAGTCATGTCACCAGCAAGCAGGAGCTCCACAGTTTTAttaaagctgctttctgcctcACAACCGTGCATCGATGGCTCTATGGGGAGAGTGAGAAACTCTGTGAGGTTGATCAACTTTGTAGAGAAGCCATAGCAAAACTGCATACCTACAGCACTTCATTTAcggaagaggaagaggaagagaaaggagtgCTTGCGGAAGAGATCATGTCTCTGATCACATCTGTTAAGAAGCTCCTACAAGTGGAAACCTTTCCTAATTCTGATGCCAGGTCTTATGTGCCAGACAGCTATAAAGGGGCAGTGAAAAAACCTGTTCTGCAAGGGGAAGCCAACTTTGAGAAAATCCTTGCCATGAATTCTCAGCACCATCTCTCAGTGTGTGAAGTGTTTAAAAATCCTTGCAGAATTAAGGAAAACACACTGGGAGAAACACATGTGGGAGCTTGTATTACaactttaaaaactgaaaccaAAAATACAGACACCATGTGTACCACTGATGACACAGCATACCAGAGGAAGGGTGCTGGAAAAATGTTTAGTACACCAAAAGTGGAAAGTAGCTCAGAGAAGCTCAGTGgccaaacaagaaacaaacagagcagttctgatgtaagaaatatttcaattgAAAAAGGGACCGAATCAGTAAAAAGAGTAATAATtgatgaaaacagtgttttcagcAGATGGCAAAACAGAAGTCAAACCACTTCTTCAGAGAATGCTTGGTGCAAGCTGTCACTATCAAGTTACTCTTCCAGCTGGGAGGAACTGAACTGTAATAGCAACAAAGAGTCACCCAGTGGAggacagcaacaagaaaaaggCTCAgtggaggagcagtgctgcacaacagaaacagatgaaaatggTCAAGCTGCTTACATGCACTCATTGTCACCCAGAACTCAATATACTTCTCTTAGAGAGCTTCCATATGGTTGTTTGAGGTCACCTCAGCCTTTCTTAGGGGTAGACACAGCCCTAGCTGGAAGGCCTGGGGAGAAGGCTTCTCCTGAGGGAGCAAAGCTGAGGAAGGGAGAGAACTCTTCGGAAGGGAAAACGGAGACGAATAACACAGACTTAAAGAACAACTCGGTTCCTTCCCTCACCGCTCCTTCTTATCCTGCcaggatggaggaggaggagtgttcttcctcctcctgggCGGAGCTGGAGCCCTGGGTGATGGCCGCCCGGCCGATGGGCGCAGGCTGCAGCACCACGGACAGCGCCAGGGTGGGCCATCTCCTCTCCGGGGTGGCCGCGCCCCCGGCCCAAAACAGTTGTGTGGGGCGGGACCCGGGGGGAGGAACCGTCGACAGCACGGAGCACCCCTCGTCCGACCTCAGTCCTCCCACCAGTagcgctgctgctgcaggatctACAGGCAGCGAGCCAAAGCCAGACGGCAGCTCCTTCGTGAGTGAGTGGCTGAGGAAACCTGCAGCCACAGTCGGACACAGATCTCTCGAAGTGCTTGAGGTTGACCCCCAGGCAGAAACTGTAGATGACACTGAATTTGATTTCATCAGTACTGGAGAGTTAGTAAACAGTTCTCTCAGAGCGACTGCTCCAGTGCTTCTGGTGGCTCCAGGTGCAGCAACAGGTTTGCCTTTGCGAGGAAACAAATCTGTAACAAAACACTTCGAGTGTGCCAGTactgaagaagaggaagaggaaaagccTCAGAGCAACAAAAGACTGTTCAGCTCATCACTGCGTCCATGGCACAGCTCAGATCCGATACCCGGCAGTTCCCCTGGAAGTCCATTTTTAAGCCTGAGGGGAAGTGGTCTTGTCTTCACACCTGGGAGAACCAAGGAAGAAATCCTTGATGCTCGGATTCTGAGGGATGATGACTACATGCAGCTTCTGGCAGGAGTAGAACACAACTGGCTTGTCCAGAGATTGATGCCTACTGGAATGTTTAAGTCTAAACAGCTTCATAAAGCATACT CTGCTCTTCTTTTGAAATACTCAAAGAAATCAGGCCTCTGGACAGGCCAGGAAACATCTGTATTCATTGGGGACTACCTGAACGTGGCAAAAGAAGGCaaacagagaaatgcattttggatACACTTCCTGCACCAAGAAGAAAGCTTGGGAAG GTATGTTGGGAAAGAATATAAAGAAGAGAAGGGGCTTCTTCATCATTTCAGTGATGTGGAACGACAAATGACTGCCCAATACTACGTGACAGAATTCAACAAAAGGCTGTACGAGCAAAAGGTCCCTACCCAAATCTTTTATATCCCATCTGCAGTACTTCTG ATTCTGGAAGACAGGACAATAAaaggatgtgtgagtgtggagcCCTATATCCTTGGGGAGTTTGTGAAGCTGTCCAACAACACAAAGGTAGTAAAGAATGAGTACAAAGCCACAGAGTATGGTCTGGCCTACGGCCATTTCTCCTACGAGTTCTCCAATGGAACGGAAGTTGTTGTTGACCTGCAAG GCTGGGTAACAGGTAATGGAAAAGGTCTCATCTACCTCACAGACCCACAGATTCATTCTCTTAATAGCAAAGATGTTTCACGCTCTAactttgggaagagaggaatttattatttcttcaacAATCAACATgtggaatgcaatgaaatctGCCATTGCCTTTCTTTAACGAGACCCTCAGTAGAGACACCAATGTAG